CTCTCCTCGCACTTCCGTCGGGGGCGTCCCGGCGCCCACGGAAGGAACTAGTACGCGTTCTAGTTATGCAAGCAGTCTCGTGACGGCGGCCCGGCTGCGCAAGGGGCGTGCACCGACCGCGTACACCCCCTGCGCGCGCCCCCGCTTCAGGGGTGCCGACTGCACGCACCCCCCGCGGGGAACAGATCCGGCCAGGACCCTTGCGACTTGTAGAACTCGTTACTACCTTGCGGACAGATTCTGATGGAGCGTCAGACACAGGCTCGGAGTGGAGAGGTGCCCATGCGCTGCCCCCATCTGCCCGACGGGTTCGACTTCACCGACCCCGACCTTCTCCAAGCCCGGGTCCCGCACCCGGAGTTCGCGCTGATGCGGCAGACCGCGCCGGTGTGGTGGTGCACCCAGCCCGCCAACATCTCCGGCTTCGGCGACGAGGGGTACTGGGTCGTCACCCGGCACGCGGACGTCAAGTACGTTTCCACGCACCCCGAGTTGTTCTCCTCGAACACCAACACCGCGGTCATCCGCTTCAACGAGACGATCAGCCGCGACCAGATCGAGGTCCAGAAACTCATCATGCTCAACATGGACCCGCCCGAACACACCCGGGTCCGCCAGATCGTCCAGCGCGGCTTCACCCCGCGCGCGGTGCGCTCCCTGGAACAGGCGCTGCGGGCGCGGGCCCGGTCCATCGTCGAGACCGCCCACGCGACGGCCGCCGGGGCCGACGGCTCGTTCGACTTCGTCACGAACATCGCGGTGGAGCTGCCGCTCCAGGCGATCGCCGAACTCATCGGCGTACCGCAGGAGGACCGGTCCAGGATCTTCGACTGGTCCAACAAGATGGCCGCGTACGACGATCCCGAGTACGCGATCACCGAGGAGGTCGGCGCCGAGGCGGCGATGGAGATCGTGGCGTACTCGATGAACCTGGCGGCGGCGCGCAAGGAGTGCCCGGCCCAGGACATCGTCAGCCAGCTGGTCGCGGCGGAGGGCGAAGGGAACCTGTCCTCCGACGAGTTCGGGTTCTTCGTGATCCTGCTCGCGGTGGCCGGCAACGAGACCACCCGTAACGCGATCAGCCACGGCATGCACGCCTTCCTCACCCACCCCGAGCAGTGGGAGCTCTACAAGCGGGAGCGGCCGAGGACGACCGCCGAGGAGATCGTGCGCTGGGCGACCCCCGTCGTCTCCTTCCAGCGGACCGCCACCCAGGACGTGGAGCTGGGCGGTCAGCGGATCCGGAAGGGCGAGCGGGTCGGGCTGTTCTACTCCTCGGCCAACAACGACCCCGAGGTCTTCGACGCCCCGGAGGCCTTCGACATCACCCGCGACCCCAACCCGCACCTCGGCTTCGGGGGCGGCGGCCCGCACTTCTGCCTCGGCAAGTCGCTGGCCGTGATGGA
This DNA window, taken from Streptomyces griseus subsp. griseus, encodes the following:
- a CDS encoding cytochrome P450; the protein is MRCPHLPDGFDFTDPDLLQARVPHPEFALMRQTAPVWWCTQPANISGFGDEGYWVVTRHADVKYVSTHPELFSSNTNTAVIRFNETISRDQIEVQKLIMLNMDPPEHTRVRQIVQRGFTPRAVRSLEQALRARARSIVETAHATAAGADGSFDFVTNIAVELPLQAIAELIGVPQEDRSRIFDWSNKMAAYDDPEYAITEEVGAEAAMEIVAYSMNLAAARKECPAQDIVSQLVAAEGEGNLSSDEFGFFVILLAVAGNETTRNAISHGMHAFLTHPEQWELYKRERPRTTAEEIVRWATPVVSFQRTATQDVELGGQRIRKGERVGLFYSSANNDPEVFDAPEAFDITRDPNPHLGFGGGGPHFCLGKSLAVMEIDLIFNAIADVLPDLRLLEDPRRLRSAWLNGIKQLQVSALPS